In Acanthopagrus latus isolate v.2019 chromosome 16, fAcaLat1.1, whole genome shotgun sequence, one DNA window encodes the following:
- the LOC119004320 gene encoding verrucotoxin subunit beta-like, which translates to MDSEARGTMEVAALGRPFSLGMLYDCRKDSLIPGLTLWDRSDLEEHIGERPQSYNDFEIVASESIEDKSSALNVEASLKASLLGGLVEVDGSAKYLNDSKTSKNQARVTLKYKATTKVQELSMDHLGRDNMKHSYVFDKGLATHVVTAILYGAQAFFVFDHEVSEKDSHQDIEGKLKLMIKKIPDLAIGGEGSLKMEDKDREKVEKFSCRFFGDFSLQKTPTSFDDAIQVYQSLPKLLGANGEKAVPMKVWMLPLTCLDSSAAKLVRQIGIRLVQKTQRVLEDFSELEMRCNNALKTTTAQQFPQIDTKIKTFKEMCSEFKLEFQQTLAKKLPSIRGGGEEEAVLAEILKKIHSSPFSSKDLNKWFDCKEREINTLKSFTNMMKNTKIVSSETDIYKESLSAQHAVCFVFTSLGSDEPYLSNLSNYLEETTKPDKARGSHTHELEKEQWYASKEVADTMRRKAKVFSDFAEANKDDKNIKFLAVGSTDETQKGSSIYLYKDGFSINENFEPPSKPETVTVRDINHNSVTLKISPARSGAENITSYSVEYCVSGEDGWKEKTASEAEEVTVSDLSPNTEYKFRCRAVTSVGVGPANEVSGSIKTLPCSPPGIPQVEPNSSEISVSWDKPDELLQYVEIVSYIEGYAETDSRVKEEDLQWTQKMLKTEQSIISELMSETEYAVGVRGDCAKAGRSKESISVSVCTRKYSPLAESLRSTSTCINTKSPSVHKLHLTEETVDIGGCQMYSFGNHIVRQNRTIIIFGEPDSGKSRLINGMINYIVGVKWEDNFRFVLIDEDQSRPQGPSQTSEVTVYKINHQDGFKIDHSLTIVTIDFPDVDRHKQIREQLFSLFTSILRVREINAVCFVVQAALARLTPTHKYMFDTVLSIFDNSVAEILRVLVTFADGQLPPVLEAISVSGVPCPLSEDGLPLHFKFNNSALFADNKSSAAGSRSNDGGFDQMFWNMGTRSMETFFDGLNVMKTNSWTPTALILMELQNRSI; encoded by the exons ATGGACTCTGAAGCCAGAGGGACGATGGAGGTGGCGGCGCTCGGCCGACCTTTCAGCCTCGGGATGCTGTACGACTGCCGCAAAGATTCACTCATCCCCG GACTAACATTGTGGGACCGCAGTGACCTGGAAGAACATATTGGAGAAAGACCACAGAGCTATAATGACTTTGAGATAGTTGCATCTGAATCAATTGAGGACAAATCTTCAGCACTTAATGTTGAAGCCTCTTTGAAGGCGAGTCTCTTGGGCGGACTGGTTGAGGTTGATGGATCGGCAAAATACCTGAATGATAGTAAGACTTCGAAAAATCAGGCCAGAGTAACACTGAAGTACAAAGCTACCACAAAAGTCCAAGAACTGTCGATGGATCATCTTGGACGAGACAACATGAAGCATTCATATGTCTTTGATAAAGGGTTAGCCACACATGTAGTCACAGCTATTCTCTACGGAGCACAAGCCTTCTTTGTCTTTGACCATGAGGTGTCAGAAAAGGACAGTCATCAAGACATTGAGGGTAAGTTGAAGTTGATGATCAAGAAAATTCCCGATCTTGCTATAGGGGGTGAAGGTTCACTGAAAatggaagacaaagacagagaaaaggttGAGAAATTCTCCTGCAGATTCTTTGGAGACTTTTCACTTCAGAAAACTCCGACATCCTTTGACGATGCAATACAAGTCTATCAAAGTTTGCCAAAATTGCTGGGAGCCAACGGAGAAAAGGCCGTACCAATGAAGGTCTGGATGTTGCCACTGACATGTTTAGATTCTTCTGCTGCTAAACTCGTCCGTCAGATAGGCATAAGATTagttcaaaaaacacagagggtcCTGGAGGACTTCAGTGAGCTGGAAATGAGATGCAACAATGCATTGAAAACCACCACTGCACAGCAGTTCCCACAGATTGacacaaagattaaaacatttaaagagatGTGCTCTGAGTTCAAGCTGGAATTCCAACAAACCTTGGCAAAGAAACTTCCATCAATCCGAGGAGGCGGAGAAGAGGAGGCTGTGCTCGCAGAGATCCTGAAGAAGATACATTCTTCTCCTTTCAGCAGCAAAGACCTGAACAAGTGGTTCGActgtaaagagagagaaattaacACCTTAAAGTCGTTCACCAACATGATGAAGAATACTAAGATTGTGTCATCTGAAACAGACATATACAAGGAAAGTCTCAGTGCAcagcatgctgtgtgttttgttttcacctcgCTGGGAAGTGATGAACCGTACCTCTCAAATTTATCAAACTACTTAGAAGAAACAACCAAACCAGACAAAGCTCGAGGGTCTCATACGCATGAGTTAGAGAAGGAACAATGGTATGCTTCAAAAGAAGTAGCAGATACAATGAGGAGGAAAGCAAAAGTCTTCAGTGACTTTGCAGAGGCCAACAAGGATGACAAGAACATTAAGTTCTTGGCAGTTGGTTCAACGGATGAAACACAGAAGGGCTCAAGCATCTACCTTTATAAAGACGGCTTCTCTATCAATGAGAACTTTGAGCCTCCTTCAAAGCCTGAAACTGTGACAGTCAGAGACATAAACCACAACAGTGTGACACTGAAGATTTCCCCAGCAAGGTCTGGAGCAGAGAACATCACCTCCTACTCTGTTGAGTACTGTGTCAgtggagaggatggatggaaagaaaagacGGCATCAGAAGCTGAAGAAGTCACAGTGAGCGATCTGAGTCCAAACACAGAGTACAAGTTCAGATGCAGAGCAGTGACCTCAGTAGGTGTTGGACCAGCCAATGAAGTCAGTGGTTCCATTAAAACCTTACCTTGCAGCCCTCCTGGAATACCTCAAGTTGAACCAAACTCAAGTGAGATATCAGTCAGCTGGGACAAACCTGATGAACTTTTACAATATGTCGAGATCGTGAGCTACATCGAGGGGTACGCCGAAACAGACAGCAGGGTGAAAGAGGAAGATCTCCAATGGACCCAAAAGATGTTGAAGACTGAACAGTCGATTATTTCAGAGCTCATGTCAGAGACGGAATACGCTGTCGGGGTCAGGGGTGATTGTGCCAAAGCTGGAAGAAGCAAAGAAAGcatctctgtcagtgtctgcaCAAGAAAATATTCACCACTTGCAGAATCCCTCAGAAGTACAAGCACATGTATTAATACTAAATCACCCTCAGTTCATAAACTGCACCTGACAGAAGAAACTGTGGACATAGGTGGATGCCAGATGTATAGCTTTGGCAACCACATCGTGAGGCAGAATCGAACAATCATTATTTTTGGTGAGCCTGACTCTGGAAAGTCCCGTCTGATCAATGGAATGATCAACTACATTGTTGGTGTCAAGTGGGAGGACAATTTTAGATTTGTGTTAATTGATGAGGATCAGTCGAGACCACAAGGTCCCAGTCAGACTTCAGAAGTCACTGTATACAAAATCAACCATCAGGATGGGTTTAAAATAGACCACTCACTGACCATTGTTACTATTGACTTTCCAGACGtcgacagacacaaacagatcCGAGAACAGCTGTTCAGTCTCTTCACTTCTATTCTACGTGTCAGAGAAATTAACGCTGTGTGTTTCGTAGTTCAGGCTGCTTTAGCTCGACTCACACCAacacataaatatatgtttGATACTGTGCTTTCAATCTTTGACAACAGTGTGGCAGAAATCCTCAGAGTTCTGGTGACATTTGCAGATGGCCAGCTTCCACCAGTTCTAGAGGCAATCAGCGTTTCAGGTGTCCCATGTCCTCTATCAGAAGACGGGCTGCCACTTCACTTCAAATTCAACAATTCAGCGTTGTTTGCAGACAACAAATCatctgcagcaggcagcaggagtAACGATGGAGGCTTTGATCAGATGTTTTGGAACATGGGAACAAGAAGCATGGAGACGTTCTTTGATGGTTTGAATGTGATGAAAACCAATAGCTGGACACCGACAGCCCTTATTTTGATGGAATTGCAAAATAGGAGTATTTAG